In Streptomyces ambofaciens ATCC 23877, a single genomic region encodes these proteins:
- a CDS encoding uracil-DNA glycosylase, with translation MAPRPLNEIVEAGWAQALEPVAGRITAMGEFLRAEIAAGRTYLPAGANVLRAFQQPFDDVRVLIVGQDPYPTPGHAVGLSFSVAPEVRPLPGSLVNIFRELNTDLHLPQPSSGDLTPWTRQGVLLLNRALTTAPRKPAAHRGKGWEEVTEQAIRALVARGKPMVSILWGRDARNLRPLLGDLPSVESAHPSPMSADRGFFGSRPFSRANDLLVRLGGQPVDWRLP, from the coding sequence GTGGCACCACGACCCTTGAACGAGATCGTCGAAGCGGGCTGGGCGCAGGCCCTGGAACCCGTCGCCGGGCGGATCACCGCGATGGGTGAGTTCCTGCGCGCGGAGATCGCCGCCGGACGCACCTATCTGCCCGCGGGAGCGAACGTCCTGCGGGCCTTCCAGCAGCCCTTCGACGACGTCCGGGTCCTGATCGTCGGACAGGACCCGTATCCCACTCCGGGGCATGCCGTGGGGCTGTCGTTCTCGGTCGCGCCCGAGGTGCGTCCGCTGCCCGGCAGCCTCGTCAACATCTTCCGGGAGCTGAACACCGACCTGCATCTCCCCCAGCCCTCCTCCGGGGACCTGACCCCGTGGACCCGGCAGGGCGTGCTCCTGCTCAACAGGGCGCTCACCACCGCCCCGCGCAAGCCCGCCGCGCACCGCGGCAAGGGCTGGGAGGAGGTCACCGAGCAGGCGATCCGGGCCCTGGTGGCGCGGGGCAAGCCGATGGTGTCCATCCTGTGGGGCCGCGACGCCCGCAATCTGCGTCCGCTGCTCGGCGACCTGCCCTCCGTGGAGTCCGCGCACCCGTCCCCGATGTCGGCCGACCGGGGCTTCTTCGGCTCCCGTCCCTTCAGCCGGGCCAACGATCTGCTGGTCCGGCTGGGAGGTCAGCCGGTCGACTGGCGCCTGCCGTGA
- a CDS encoding N-acetylglucosamine kinase translates to MSGGFLAVDSGGSGLRVVVGRTGGGEGLGRRDSREPVRTGERGIDPGHLMAQLLPMARALVAETGVERLTTVVVGAAGLATLGDALRAELPGALARELGVRTVALVADAVTAYVGALGPRAGAVVAAGTGLIATGTDLTRWRRADGWGHLLGDCGGGAWIGRAGLEAALRAHDGRQGGSTPLLARAEERFGPMAGLPGLLYPRTDRPAVLASFAPDVAACAADDPVAAGILRTAARHMADSAAAVCPPGGEPRVAVTGGLLKMGDPLAVPLEEALAKRLPHARRTAAEGDPLRGSVRIATDLATGSLTLPGDDRMLWVTALPGGR, encoded by the coding sequence GTGAGCGGCGGCTTCCTCGCCGTGGACTCCGGCGGTTCGGGTCTGCGGGTCGTCGTCGGCAGGACCGGCGGTGGCGAAGGGCTCGGGCGGCGTGATTCGCGGGAGCCCGTCCGCACCGGGGAACGGGGTATCGATCCCGGGCACCTGATGGCGCAACTGCTGCCCATGGCCAGGGCGTTGGTCGCGGAGACCGGCGTGGAGCGGCTCACCACCGTGGTCGTCGGGGCCGCGGGACTGGCCACCCTGGGCGACGCCCTGCGGGCCGAACTGCCGGGCGCGCTCGCCCGGGAGCTGGGCGTGCGGACGGTCGCACTCGTCGCGGACGCCGTCACCGCGTACGTCGGCGCGCTCGGTCCCCGGGCCGGTGCGGTGGTCGCCGCGGGCACCGGACTGATCGCCACCGGCACCGACCTGACCCGCTGGCGCCGGGCGGACGGCTGGGGCCATCTGCTGGGCGACTGCGGCGGCGGCGCCTGGATCGGCCGGGCCGGCCTGGAGGCGGCGCTGCGCGCCCACGACGGGCGCCAGGGCGGCTCCACGCCGCTGCTGGCCCGGGCCGAGGAGCGGTTCGGGCCGATGGCCGGGCTGCCCGGCCTGCTGTATCCGCGTACGGACCGCCCCGCCGTCCTCGCGTCCTTCGCGCCCGACGTGGCCGCCTGCGCGGCCGACGACCCCGTCGCCGCGGGCATCCTGCGGACCGCCGCGCGGCACATGGCCGACTCCGCCGCCGCGGTGTGCCCGCCGGGCGGGGAGCCGCGTGTCGCGGTCACCGGCGGCCTGCTGAAGATGGGCGACCCCCTGGCCGTCCCGCTGGAGGAGGCGCTGGCGAAGCGGCTGCCGCACGCGCGGCGGACGGCCGCGGAGGGTGATCCCCTGCGGGGTTCGGTGCGCATCGCGACGGACCTGGCGACCGGCTCGCTCACCCTTCCGGGCGACGACCGGATGCTGTGGGTGACGGCCCTGCCGGGCGGCCGGTAA
- a CDS encoding sirohydrochlorin chelatase, with amino-acid sequence MSSPTGPAGLPVRMPRPRQPGRHRRPEPLVAPEGAPALVLAVPGTPSSATRGLADEVISIARSELPGLDARIGHLDGDDEEFLSLSTVLVRAAEERAARYEQAVAAGLEVKEPEGPVAVVVPLLAGPDNALLRRIRQAVMDSRIAAELTDVLGPHPLLAEALHVRLSEAGLARADRARLFTVATAADGIILASVGGDEAVQAAGITGMLLAARLAVPVMAAALDDEGSIASVAEQLRSSGSQQLALAPYLIGPEIEASLLAEAAKEAGCSTAEPLGPYPAIGKLTLAKYTTALGISPQQPQGTPVR; translated from the coding sequence ATGAGCTCCCCCACTGGGCCCGCCGGCCTGCCAGTACGAATGCCGCGCCCCCGCCAGCCCGGACGGCACCGCCGTCCCGAACCGCTGGTGGCTCCCGAGGGCGCGCCGGCGCTCGTCCTCGCCGTGCCGGGGACGCCCAGCAGCGCCACCCGAGGCCTCGCCGACGAGGTCATCAGCATCGCCCGCTCGGAGCTGCCCGGCCTCGACGCGCGAATCGGCCACCTCGACGGGGACGACGAGGAGTTCCTCTCCCTGTCGACCGTGCTCGTACGCGCCGCCGAGGAACGCGCCGCGCGCTACGAGCAGGCGGTCGCCGCCGGCCTGGAGGTGAAGGAGCCCGAGGGCCCCGTCGCCGTCGTCGTGCCCCTGCTCGCCGGTCCGGACAACGCGCTGCTGCGCCGGATCCGGCAGGCCGTCATGGACAGCCGGATCGCGGCCGAGCTGACCGACGTGCTCGGCCCGCACCCGCTGCTCGCCGAGGCGCTGCACGTGCGGCTCTCCGAGGCCGGACTGGCCCGCGCCGACCGTGCTCGTCTGTTCACCGTGGCGACCGCCGCGGACGGCATCATCCTGGCCTCCGTGGGCGGTGACGAGGCGGTGCAGGCCGCCGGGATCACCGGCATGCTGCTCGCCGCGCGCCTCGCCGTGCCGGTGATGGCGGCGGCCCTGGACGACGAGGGCTCGATCGCGTCGGTGGCCGAGCAGCTGCGTTCCTCGGGTTCCCAGCAGCTGGCGCTCGCGCCGTACCTGATCGGCCCGGAGATCGAGGCGAGCCTGCTGGCGGAGGCGGCCAAGGAGGCGGGCTGCTCCACCGCCGAGCCCCTCGGCCCCTACCCGGCGATCGGCAAGCTGACGCTGGCCAAGTACACGACGGCGCTCGGTATCTCGCCGCAGCAGCCGCAGGGCACGCCGGTCCGCTGA
- a CDS encoding lactonase family protein, protein MADGGRRQRRAFIGSFTAAGGPGIVTAAVAPDSGALTVLNGTDRLPDPSYLALAPDGDTLYAVSETAEGAVAAYRVSGDKPEPAGRPVSVGGDGPTHLSLHAGHVLTANYGSGSVTAVPVRSDGTLARALSGVLRHTGSGPHAQRQQGPHAHQVRPDPSGRWVVSVDLGTDSVRVCTLADGALAVHREIALRPGSGPRHLAFHPDGSRAYVVNELAPTVTVCRWDAADGVLQPVSEVPVLPGAPSGDAYPSGIVVSPDGRFVWTATRGEDVLSVFVVEPDGLRLSATVPCGGHWPREITESGGFLYAANERSGDVTWFAPDPETGVPRRAGSLAVPAASCVVFG, encoded by the coding sequence GTGGCAGACGGCGGCAGGCGGCAGCGACGGGCGTTCATCGGGTCGTTCACGGCGGCCGGCGGGCCCGGCATCGTCACGGCGGCCGTCGCACCCGACAGCGGCGCGCTGACGGTCCTGAACGGCACGGACCGCCTGCCCGACCCCTCCTACCTCGCCCTCGCGCCCGACGGGGACACGCTCTACGCGGTCAGCGAGACGGCCGAGGGCGCGGTGGCCGCCTACCGGGTGAGCGGGGACAAGCCCGAGCCCGCCGGGCGGCCGGTGTCCGTCGGGGGCGACGGGCCGACCCACCTCAGCCTCCACGCGGGACACGTCCTGACCGCCAACTACGGTTCCGGCAGCGTCACCGCCGTGCCCGTGCGTTCCGACGGAACCCTCGCCCGGGCCCTGTCCGGCGTTCTCCGGCACACCGGCTCAGGCCCGCACGCCCAGCGCCAGCAGGGCCCGCACGCCCACCAGGTGCGGCCCGACCCGAGCGGGCGGTGGGTCGTCAGCGTGGATCTCGGCACCGACTCGGTGCGGGTCTGCACCCTGGCGGACGGCGCCCTCGCCGTGCACCGGGAGATCGCGCTGCGCCCCGGCTCGGGCCCCCGGCACCTGGCGTTCCACCCGGACGGCTCCCGCGCCTACGTGGTCAACGAACTGGCGCCGACGGTCACCGTCTGCCGCTGGGACGCGGCCGACGGCGTACTGCAGCCCGTGAGCGAGGTGCCGGTGCTGCCCGGGGCCCCGTCCGGTGACGCCTATCCCTCCGGCATCGTCGTCTCGCCCGACGGCCGCTTCGTGTGGACGGCGACCCGCGGTGAGGACGTCCTGTCCGTGTTCGTCGTGGAGCCGGACGGGCTGCGGCTCTCCGCGACCGTGCCGTGCGGCGGTCACTGGCCGCGGGAGATCACCGAGTCGGGCGGTTTCCTGTACGCGGCCAACGAGCGCTCCGGGGACGTGACCTGGTTCGCGCCGGACCCGGAGACCGGTGTCCCCCGGCGCGCCGGCTCGCTCGCCGTGCCCGCGGCATCCTGCGTGGTCTTCGGCTGA
- a CDS encoding FUSC family protein — protein MLKRVFVSPDPGRTRLRFAARAVLGIGLAVAVCGLAGTSLVGAVTGGLAALLALFTVTDATVRGQAVTTALLPVTGLPVLAAAAALHDLPVARDLAFLAVVGAGVYARRWGPRGHSLGVFAFMTFFVAQFLHATTDRLPEMFAAVLLSVATAAAVRFGLWCYERRQAPPAVPAPAWRYLPGRPGKGAARPARITTRQAVQATAGAGFALVVGQLVSDERWYWAVGATWWVFVNTTSRGETLVRGFRRVLGTVVGIGLGFLVAVPVAGSAVPTAVLAAACVFGIFYTAAVSYTWMMLCVTLLAELLYGLLGVLTPGLLALRLVETGVGALGAALAVLLVLPVTTHAVNDAWIQRALRCVHACTAEAAARLAGTEGADPAPRVAELEQLLGRVRLSLAPLVHPLNPMRGRKHRARRVLVLLDECAREIRGLVAVAADPEASHDARLAAACWRVENAVEALTAGGAVPVRTDGPGATEPALVHLHGVERALTELAAPLRAPSGSPLVGA, from the coding sequence GTGCTGAAGAGGGTGTTCGTGAGCCCGGACCCGGGGCGGACGCGACTGCGGTTCGCCGCCCGGGCCGTCCTCGGTATCGGTCTGGCCGTCGCCGTCTGCGGCCTGGCGGGCACCTCCCTGGTGGGGGCCGTCACCGGTGGGCTCGCCGCGCTGCTCGCGCTGTTCACCGTCACCGACGCCACGGTGCGCGGGCAGGCGGTCACCACCGCGCTGCTGCCGGTCACCGGACTGCCCGTGCTCGCCGCCGCGGCCGCGCTGCACGACCTCCCCGTGGCACGGGACCTCGCCTTCCTCGCCGTCGTCGGCGCGGGCGTGTACGCCCGGCGCTGGGGTCCGCGCGGGCACAGCCTCGGCGTGTTCGCCTTCATGACCTTCTTCGTCGCGCAGTTCCTGCACGCGACCACCGACCGCCTGCCCGAGATGTTCGCCGCCGTCCTGCTGTCCGTGGCCACCGCCGCGGCGGTGCGGTTCGGCCTGTGGTGCTACGAACGCCGCCAGGCCCCGCCCGCCGTCCCCGCACCGGCCTGGCGGTACCTTCCGGGCCGTCCGGGCAAGGGAGCCGCCCGTCCGGCCCGCATCACCACCCGCCAGGCCGTCCAGGCCACGGCGGGCGCCGGTTTCGCCCTGGTCGTGGGCCAGCTGGTGTCCGACGAGCGCTGGTACTGGGCCGTCGGCGCCACCTGGTGGGTGTTCGTCAACACCACCTCGCGCGGCGAGACACTGGTCCGCGGCTTCCGCCGGGTCCTCGGCACGGTCGTCGGCATCGGTCTCGGCTTCCTCGTCGCCGTCCCGGTCGCCGGGTCCGCGGTGCCCACGGCCGTGCTCGCCGCCGCCTGCGTCTTCGGCATCTTCTACACCGCCGCCGTCTCCTACACCTGGATGATGCTCTGCGTGACGCTGCTCGCCGAACTGCTCTACGGCCTGCTGGGCGTCCTCACTCCCGGGCTGCTCGCCCTGCGGCTCGTGGAGACCGGGGTGGGCGCCCTGGGAGCCGCGCTCGCGGTGCTCCTCGTCCTGCCCGTCACCACGCACGCCGTCAACGACGCCTGGATCCAGCGCGCCCTGCGCTGCGTGCACGCCTGCACCGCCGAGGCGGCCGCGCGCCTCGCCGGAACCGAGGGCGCCGACCCGGCGCCGCGGGTGGCCGAACTGGAGCAGCTGCTCGGCCGGGTGCGGCTGTCGCTCGCCCCGCTCGTACACCCCCTGAACCCGATGCGCGGCCGCAAGCACCGCGCCCGCCGCGTACTCGTACTGCTCGACGAGTGCGCCCGGGAGATCCGCGGTCTGGTCGCCGTCGCCGCCGACCCGGAGGCCTCGCACGACGCACGGCTGGCCGCCGCCTGCTGGCGGGTCGAGAACGCCGTCGAGGCACTCACCGCGGGAGGAGCGGTCCCCGTCCGGACCGACGGACCCGGCGCCACCGAACCCGCGCTGGTCCATCTCCACGGCGTGGAACGCGCCCTGACCGAACTCGCCGCGCCCCTGCGCGCCCCCTCCGGCTCCCCGCTCGTCGGCGCCTGA
- a CDS encoding Lrp/AsnC family transcriptional regulator — MAVDELDTRILRLLLEQPRTSVREYARLLGVARGTLQARLDRLERDGVITGTAPSLSPAALGHPVLAFVHIEVTQGHLDEVGEALAAVPEIVEAFSITGGGDLLTRVVARDNAHLEDVVQKLISLPGVVRTRSEVALRERVPHRLLPLVESIGRQARK; from the coding sequence ATGGCGGTCGACGAACTCGACACCCGCATCCTTCGGCTGCTGCTGGAGCAGCCGCGCACCAGCGTGCGCGAGTACGCCCGCCTCCTCGGGGTCGCCCGGGGCACGCTCCAGGCCCGGCTGGACCGCCTGGAGCGCGACGGGGTGATCACCGGCACCGCACCGTCCCTCTCCCCCGCCGCACTGGGCCACCCGGTCCTCGCGTTCGTGCACATCGAGGTGACCCAGGGCCACCTGGACGAGGTGGGCGAGGCACTGGCCGCCGTCCCGGAGATCGTCGAGGCCTTCTCCATCACGGGCGGCGGCGACCTGCTGACCCGCGTCGTGGCGCGTGACAACGCACACCTGGAGGACGTGGTCCAGAAGCTGATCAGCCTGCCCGGCGTCGTGCGGACCCGCAGCGAGGTGGCGCTGCGCGAGCGCGTCCCGCACCGGCTGCTGCCCCTGGTGGAGTCGATCGGGCGCCAGGCGCGGAAGTGA
- a CDS encoding HAD family hydrolase, which yields MSTLGGISVIFDLDGTLVDSEPTYYQAGRRTLAEYGVPDFTWADHEGYVGISTRETVADWKRRYGLRAPVEELLAVKNRHYLELARTSAQAYPRMREFVELLADEGVPLAVASGSSPEAIRAILARTGLDARLRTVVSADEVAEGKPAPDVFLEAARRLGSDPADCVVLEDAAPGAAAAHAAGMRCIAVPYVAAQADAPEFATADLLLRGGQAEFTARAAYEWLVRAARPV from the coding sequence ATGAGCACTCTCGGCGGCATCTCGGTCATCTTCGATCTCGACGGAACGCTCGTGGACAGCGAGCCCACCTACTACCAGGCGGGCCGGCGGACGCTGGCCGAGTACGGCGTGCCGGACTTCACCTGGGCGGACCACGAGGGGTACGTGGGCATCAGCACCCGGGAGACCGTCGCCGACTGGAAGCGGCGCTACGGCCTGCGAGCTCCGGTGGAGGAACTGCTGGCCGTCAAGAACCGCCACTACCTGGAGCTGGCGCGCACCTCGGCCCAGGCGTACCCGCGGATGCGCGAGTTCGTCGAGCTGCTGGCGGACGAGGGGGTACCGCTGGCGGTGGCGTCGGGTTCGTCGCCCGAGGCCATCAGGGCGATCCTGGCCCGCACCGGACTGGACGCGCGGCTGCGCACGGTCGTCTCGGCGGACGAGGTCGCCGAGGGCAAGCCCGCCCCCGACGTCTTCCTGGAGGCGGCCCGCCGGCTCGGGTCGGACCCGGCCGACTGCGTGGTCCTGGAGGACGCCGCTCCGGGGGCCGCCGCCGCGCACGCGGCCGGCATGCGCTGCATCGCGGTCCCGTACGTCGCGGCCCAGGCCGATGCCCCGGAGTTCGCCACCGCCGACCTCCTGCTGCGCGGAGGGCAGGCGGAGTTCACGGCGCGGGCGGCGTACGAGTGGCTCGTGCGGGCGGCCCGGCCCGTCTGA
- a CDS encoding beta-L-arabinofuranosidase domain-containing protein, with amino-acid sequence MAAPLSRRALLLATAVVAGTPAVAYAAGGGPGAAPRVPATLPDTPTPAAWSVRPFGLEDVTLGRGVFADKRRLMLDHARGYDVDRLLQVFRANAGLSTLGAVAPGGWEGLDGEANGNLRGHYTGHFLTMLAQAHRGTGEEVFAERITSMVTALTEVRESLRHDPAVLSTPGRFGAAAQNVRGSHQYVDLPAGVLGGASAITLAAWVKPTHAGDWARVLDFGDDTTRYLYLAARNGDGVPRFALTGSGAGGEQGLDGAAALPLDEWSHLAVTLADGTGTLYVDGAAVARNTAMSLTPAGLGPLAHHWLGRSHYPADPVFAGAFGGFDVWSRALSAAEIGALRDRRAADTPAGRGDLASYAFDETAGGTFADASGRGLTATLRRTWGGPSHPGFLAAYPETQFVELESMTGSDYTRVWAPYYTAHKILRGLLDAHLATGDGRALDLASGLCDWMYSRLSKLPAATLQRMWGLFSSGEFGGIVEAICDLHAVTGEAHHLALARLFDLDRLIDACAADDDVLDGLHANQHIPIFTGLVRLHDATGEERYLTAAKNFWGMVVPHRMYAIGGTSTGEFWQARDVIAGTLGATTAESCCAYNMLKLSRTLFFHEQDPAYMDYYERALYNQVLGSKQDAADAEKPLVTYFVGLTPGHVRDYTPKQGTTCCEGTGMESATKYQDSVYFAAADGNALYVNLYSRSTLTWAERGVTVTQDTDYPREQGSTLTLGGGSASFALRLRVPAWATAGFRVTVNGHAVPGTATPGSYFTVSRTWRRGDTVRVRVPFRLRVEKALDDPSLQALFLGPVHLVARDPSTALLECGLYRGAGLSGDLLPTLTPVSGKPLHYTLDGTEWAPFAEGSEDPTHAYFRRSEPRVVLGGTDSGVANPARDDGTSLLDEIWAAAPFRGKGALVAHVRSTVDAWVGAGLLGPDEGERVVRIARQASYAD; translated from the coding sequence ATGGCAGCGCCCCTCTCCCGGCGGGCCCTCCTGCTGGCCACGGCCGTCGTCGCGGGAACGCCCGCGGTCGCGTACGCGGCGGGCGGCGGGCCCGGCGCCGCACCACGGGTCCCGGCCACGCTCCCGGACACCCCGACCCCTGCGGCCTGGTCCGTGCGGCCGTTCGGGCTGGAGGACGTGACCCTCGGCCGGGGCGTCTTCGCCGACAAACGTCGCCTGATGCTCGACCACGCGCGCGGCTACGACGTCGACCGGCTGCTCCAGGTCTTCCGTGCGAACGCCGGTCTGTCCACCCTCGGCGCCGTCGCCCCCGGCGGCTGGGAGGGGCTGGACGGCGAGGCCAACGGCAACCTGCGCGGTCACTACACCGGCCACTTCCTGACCATGCTCGCCCAGGCCCACCGCGGCACCGGGGAGGAGGTCTTCGCCGAGCGGATCACCAGCATGGTCACCGCCCTGACGGAGGTGCGCGAGTCCCTGCGCCACGACCCCGCCGTGCTGAGCACGCCGGGCCGCTTCGGCGCCGCCGCTCAGAACGTGCGCGGCTCCCACCAGTACGTCGACCTCCCCGCCGGCGTCCTCGGCGGCGCCTCCGCGATCACGCTGGCGGCCTGGGTGAAACCCACCCACGCCGGGGACTGGGCCCGCGTCCTCGACTTCGGTGACGACACCACCCGCTACCTCTACCTCGCGGCCCGCAACGGTGACGGCGTACCGCGCTTCGCCCTCACCGGCAGCGGCGCCGGGGGCGAGCAGGGCCTCGACGGCGCGGCCGCGCTGCCCCTGGACGAGTGGAGCCACCTGGCGGTGACCCTCGCGGACGGCACCGGAACCCTCTACGTCGACGGCGCCGCCGTGGCGCGCAACACCGCCATGTCCCTGACCCCGGCCGGCCTCGGCCCCCTCGCCCACCACTGGCTCGGCCGCTCGCACTACCCCGCCGACCCCGTCTTCGCGGGGGCGTTCGGGGGGTTCGACGTGTGGTCACGCGCCCTGAGCGCCGCCGAGATCGGCGCGCTGCGGGACCGTCGCGCCGCCGACACCCCGGCGGGCCGGGGCGACCTGGCGTCGTACGCCTTCGACGAGACGGCCGGCGGTACGTTCGCGGACGCCTCCGGGCGGGGCCTGACCGCGACGCTGCGACGCACCTGGGGCGGACCCAGCCATCCCGGGTTCCTCGCGGCGTACCCGGAGACGCAGTTCGTCGAGCTGGAGTCGATGACCGGCAGTGACTACACCAGGGTCTGGGCGCCGTACTACACGGCCCACAAGATCCTTCGGGGCTTGCTGGACGCCCACCTCGCCACCGGGGACGGGCGGGCGCTGGACCTCGCGTCCGGACTGTGCGACTGGATGTACTCCCGGCTGTCGAAGCTGCCCGCGGCCACACTGCAGCGGATGTGGGGCCTCTTCTCCAGCGGGGAGTTCGGCGGCATCGTGGAGGCGATCTGCGATCTGCACGCCGTCACCGGCGAGGCGCACCACCTGGCGCTGGCCCGGCTGTTCGACCTCGACCGGCTGATCGACGCCTGCGCCGCGGACGACGACGTCCTCGACGGTCTGCACGCCAACCAGCACATACCGATCTTCACCGGTCTGGTGCGGCTCCACGACGCGACGGGAGAGGAGCGCTACCTCACCGCCGCGAAGAACTTCTGGGGCATGGTCGTACCGCACCGCATGTACGCCATCGGCGGCACCAGCACCGGCGAGTTCTGGCAGGCGCGGGACGTGATCGCGGGCACGCTCGGCGCCACCACCGCCGAGAGCTGCTGCGCGTACAACATGCTCAAACTGAGCCGGACGCTGTTCTTCCACGAACAGGACCCGGCCTACATGGACTACTACGAACGCGCGCTGTACAACCAGGTGCTCGGCTCCAAGCAGGACGCGGCGGACGCGGAGAAGCCGCTCGTGACCTACTTCGTCGGACTGACGCCCGGTCATGTCCGGGACTACACGCCCAAGCAGGGCACGACCTGCTGCGAGGGCACCGGGATGGAGAGCGCCACCAAGTACCAGGACTCGGTGTACTTCGCCGCGGCCGACGGCAACGCCCTGTACGTCAACCTGTACAGCCGCTCCACGCTGACCTGGGCCGAGCGGGGGGTGACCGTCACCCAGGACACGGACTATCCGCGGGAGCAGGGCAGCACCCTCACCCTCGGCGGTGGCAGCGCCTCCTTCGCGCTGCGGTTGCGGGTGCCCGCGTGGGCCACGGCCGGGTTCCGGGTCACCGTCAACGGGCATGCCGTACCGGGGACGGCGACGCCGGGCAGCTACTTCACCGTCTCCCGGACCTGGCGCCGGGGCGACACCGTGCGCGTCCGTGTGCCCTTCCGGCTGCGGGTGGAGAAGGCCCTCGACGACCCGTCCTTGCAGGCCCTCTTCCTGGGTCCGGTCCACCTGGTCGCCCGCGACCCGTCCACCGCCCTCCTGGAGTGCGGGCTGTACCGCGGCGCGGGGCTCTCCGGCGACCTGCTGCCCACGCTCACCCCCGTGTCCGGCAAGCCGCTCCACTACACGCTGGACGGGACCGAGTGGGCGCCGTTCGCCGAGGGGAGCGAGGATCCGACGCACGCCTACTTCCGGCGCTCGGAGCCACGGGTGGTCCTCGGCGGGACCGACTCGGGCGTCGCCAACCCCGCGAGGGACGACGGCACCTCGCTGCTCGACGAGATCTGGGCCGCGGCCCCGTTCCGCGGCAAGGGCGCGCTGGTGGCGCACGTGCGGTCGACGGTGGACGCGTGGGTGGGCGCCGGACTGCTGGGGCCCGACGAGGGTGAGCGCGTGGTGCGGATCGCCCGGCAGGCGTCCTACGCGGACTGA
- a CDS encoding DUF4142 domain-containing protein, producing the protein MRITRTTAGTAFVAGALVLTLTALAYPTMLGVQNTASTQDRVITNTLYGPLTEADRDFVVKVRAAGLWEHPLGLMAMERGTTPEMKEAGEHLVVGHSRLDATCRKIAPELGITLPNLASPQQQQFVSTVDGTTGKQFDTTAVNIMRITHGQIFPAIAKIRANTKNSLVRQLADQANDTVLDHITVLEKTGLVNFDQVNFQQSAPPGLPKVQLTPPAPQPGEPVLSLTQPPGLDVNTSAPTPSPTVR; encoded by the coding sequence ATGCGCATCACGCGCACCACGGCAGGGACCGCCTTCGTGGCCGGTGCCCTGGTCCTCACCCTCACCGCGCTCGCCTATCCGACCATGCTCGGGGTGCAGAACACGGCCAGTACCCAGGACCGCGTCATCACCAACACGCTGTACGGGCCGCTCACCGAGGCCGACCGGGACTTCGTGGTGAAGGTCAGGGCCGCGGGGCTGTGGGAGCACCCGCTCGGGCTGATGGCCATGGAGCGGGGGACGACACCGGAGATGAAGGAGGCCGGCGAGCACCTCGTCGTGGGACACTCCCGGCTCGACGCGACCTGCCGCAAGATCGCGCCCGAGCTCGGCATCACGCTGCCCAACCTGGCGTCCCCGCAACAGCAGCAGTTCGTGTCGACCGTGGACGGGACCACCGGCAAGCAGTTCGACACGACGGCGGTCAACATCATGCGCATCACGCACGGCCAGATCTTCCCGGCCATCGCCAAGATCCGCGCCAACACCAAGAACTCCCTGGTCCGGCAGCTTGCCGACCAGGCCAACGACACGGTTCTCGACCACATCACCGTGCTGGAGAAGACCGGTCTGGTCAACTTCGACCAGGTCAACTTCCAGCAGTCGGCCCCGCCGGGCCTGCCGAAGGTCCAGCTCACGCCGCCGGCACCGCAGCCGGGTGAGCCGGTGCTCTCCCTCACGCAGCCGCCCGGGCTGGACGTCAACACCTCCGCGCCGACGCCCAGTCCGACGGTCCGCTGA
- a CDS encoding LysR family substrate-binding domain-containing protein: MTGSVDPPSFRLAYVPGVTPDKWVRIWNERLPDVPLSLTQTTPAEAGGVLLAGDADAGLVRLPVDRTVLSAIPLYTETTVVVVPKDHLVTAADEVTVEDLADEIVLHPLDDVLGWERPPGRPALERPATTADAVELVAAGIGVLLVPLSLARLHHRKDLTYRTVTDAPESSVALCWPEDAHTDRVEDFIGIVRGRTVNSTRGRQPATARPQDERTEAASTRRKPTAGGRTGGAKSGAKGGTKGGTKGGAKGGTRGGARSGGKGGGGSGAGKGGRRGRPRQR, from the coding sequence GTGACAGGCTCGGTAGACCCCCCCTCGTTCCGGCTCGCCTACGTCCCGGGGGTGACGCCCGACAAATGGGTGCGCATCTGGAACGAGCGACTGCCCGACGTCCCGCTGTCCCTGACCCAGACCACCCCCGCCGAGGCGGGCGGCGTGCTGCTGGCCGGTGACGCCGACGCCGGGCTGGTCCGGCTGCCCGTCGACCGGACCGTGCTCAGCGCGATCCCGCTCTACACCGAGACCACGGTCGTGGTGGTCCCCAAGGACCACCTCGTCACCGCCGCCGACGAGGTGACCGTCGAGGACCTGGCCGACGAGATCGTGCTGCACCCCCTGGACGACGTCCTCGGCTGGGAGCGGCCGCCCGGCCGGCCCGCCCTCGAGCGTCCGGCCACCACGGCGGACGCCGTCGAGCTGGTCGCGGCCGGTATCGGTGTGCTGCTCGTGCCGCTGTCCCTGGCCCGGCTGCACCATCGCAAGGACCTCACGTACCGGACGGTCACGGACGCTCCCGAGTCGAGCGTGGCGCTGTGCTGGCCGGAGGACGCGCACACGGACCGCGTGGAGGACTTCATCGGCATCGTCCGGGGCCGCACCGTCAACAGCACCCGCGGCCGGCAGCCCGCCACGGCACGACCGCAGGACGAGCGAACCGAAGCGGCCTCGACCCGGCGCAAGCCCACGGCCGGGGGCCGGACCGGCGGCGCGAAGAGTGGCGCCAAGGGCGGCACGAAGGGCGGCACGAAGGGCGGTGCCAAGGGCGGCACCAGGGGCGGAGCCAGGAGCGGCGGCAAGGGCGGCGGCGGAAGCGGCGCAGGCAAGGGCGGAAGGCGCGGCAGGCCCCGCCAGCGGTGA